A single Triplophysa rosa unplaced genomic scaffold, Trosa_1v2 scaffold57_ERROPOS2633229, whole genome shotgun sequence DNA region contains:
- the LOC130551044 gene encoding DDB1- and CUL4-associated factor 8-like isoform X2: protein MSDTEGQSSIPNGADETEPGEGDASAARDAQSAPESVNLSSAPEGSEGAQDRPMADSSQKQGPGEEEDTDSMDGSGLYSLTEDGERESEGGGQTERGKDEGRRSARKRNRPSGGATRLSSSSDDDDEDEEEDEEDNVEEDEEAMEAWLGSDLRDLTRPSWCAVPSLRAREIGHSSLQFVRKVCGARGLVQRLELQGRLERHTGCVNTLHFNPSGTRLASGSDDLRVVIWDWARKRAELEFDSGHKSNVFQAKFLPHSGDSTLAMCARDGQIRVAELSATQCCKNTKRVAQHKGAAHKVK, encoded by the exons ATGAGTGATACAGAAGGACAATCAAGCATCCCAAATG GTGCTGATGAGACGGAGCCTGGAGAGGGAGATGCATCTGCAGCGAGGGACGCCCAGTCTGCTCCTGAGTCCG TCAATTTAAGTTCGGCCCCCGAGGGAAGCGAGGGCGCTCAAGACCGGCCAATGGCTGACTCCTCGCAGAAGCAGGGGCCGGGTGAAGAAGAGGACACGGACAGCATGGATGGCAGTGGACTGTACTCCCTCACAGAAGacggagagcgagagagtgaaGGAGGAGGGCAGACAGAGCGGGGGAAAGACGAAGGCAGAAGATCTGCCAGGAAGAGGAACCGCCCCAGCGGGGGAGCCACGCGCCTCTCTTCTAGTTCAGATGATGACGATGAAGATGAAGAAGAGGACGAGGAGGACAACGTTGAAGAAGATGAGGAAGCCATGGAGGCTTGGCTGGGATCTGACCTGCGTGACCTGACTCGCCCTTCCTGGTGTGCCGTCCCCTCGCTGCGTGCTCGAGAGATCGGCCACAGCTCGCTGCAGTTTGTGAGGAAGGTGTGCGGCGCGCGGGGTCTGGTGCAGAGGCTGGAACTGCAGGGTCGTCTGGAGAGACACACGGGCTGCGTGAACACCCTCCACTTTAACCCTTCCGGCACTCGCCTGGCATCCGGCAGTGACGATCTCCGCGTGGTCATCTGGGACTGGGCTCGCAAAAGGGCCGAGCTTGAGTTTGACAGCGGTCATAAGAGCAACGTCTTTCAG GCAAAGTTTCTTCCACACAGCGGTGACTCCACGCTGGCCATGTGTGCCAGAGACGGACAGATCAGAGTGGCTGAGCTTTCTGCCACACAGTGCTGCAAGAACACCAAAAGAGTGGCTCAACACAAAGGTGCAGCCCATAAGGTAAAATAA
- the LOC130551044 gene encoding DDB1- and CUL4-associated factor 8-like isoform X1, with the protein MSDTEGQSSIPNDWLASLPGADETEPGEGDASAARDAQSAPESVNLSSAPEGSEGAQDRPMADSSQKQGPGEEEDTDSMDGSGLYSLTEDGERESEGGGQTERGKDEGRRSARKRNRPSGGATRLSSSSDDDDEDEEEDEEDNVEEDEEAMEAWLGSDLRDLTRPSWCAVPSLRAREIGHSSLQFVRKVCGARGLVQRLELQGRLERHTGCVNTLHFNPSGTRLASGSDDLRVVIWDWARKRAELEFDSGHKSNVFQAKFLPHSGDSTLAMCARDGQIRVAELSATQCCKNTKRVAQHKGAAHKVK; encoded by the exons ATGAGTGATACAGAAGGACAATCAAGCATCCCAAATG ACTGGCTCGCTTCTTTACCAGGTGCTGATGAGACGGAGCCTGGAGAGGGAGATGCATCTGCAGCGAGGGACGCCCAGTCTGCTCCTGAGTCCG TCAATTTAAGTTCGGCCCCCGAGGGAAGCGAGGGCGCTCAAGACCGGCCAATGGCTGACTCCTCGCAGAAGCAGGGGCCGGGTGAAGAAGAGGACACGGACAGCATGGATGGCAGTGGACTGTACTCCCTCACAGAAGacggagagcgagagagtgaaGGAGGAGGGCAGACAGAGCGGGGGAAAGACGAAGGCAGAAGATCTGCCAGGAAGAGGAACCGCCCCAGCGGGGGAGCCACGCGCCTCTCTTCTAGTTCAGATGATGACGATGAAGATGAAGAAGAGGACGAGGAGGACAACGTTGAAGAAGATGAGGAAGCCATGGAGGCTTGGCTGGGATCTGACCTGCGTGACCTGACTCGCCCTTCCTGGTGTGCCGTCCCCTCGCTGCGTGCTCGAGAGATCGGCCACAGCTCGCTGCAGTTTGTGAGGAAGGTGTGCGGCGCGCGGGGTCTGGTGCAGAGGCTGGAACTGCAGGGTCGTCTGGAGAGACACACGGGCTGCGTGAACACCCTCCACTTTAACCCTTCCGGCACTCGCCTGGCATCCGGCAGTGACGATCTCCGCGTGGTCATCTGGGACTGGGCTCGCAAAAGGGCCGAGCTTGAGTTTGACAGCGGTCATAAGAGCAACGTCTTTCAG GCAAAGTTTCTTCCACACAGCGGTGACTCCACGCTGGCCATGTGTGCCAGAGACGGACAGATCAGAGTGGCTGAGCTTTCTGCCACACAGTGCTGCAAGAACACCAAAAGAGTGGCTCAACACAAAGGTGCAGCCCATAAGGTAAAATAA
- the zgc:194981 gene encoding cystatin-F, whose amino-acid sequence MFLQVFADLHAAKMMCILSLLAALCFVTGDRSTHNPNVVSVANFAIDFHNRMNNYPYAFKVVNIFSDSAQIYPPARVKYTLEVEAAQTVCRNQANVNLQDCPLQSDAETMICSFVVFAVPGNNTIPKRLLSDQCVSDGRGLF is encoded by the exons ATGTTTCTTCAGGTTTTTGCAG ACCTTCATGCTGCCAAGATGATGTGCATTCTGAGCCTCCTCGCAGCCCTTTGTTTCGTGACGGGAGACAGGTCCACGCACAACCCAAATGTTGTCAGTGTGGCCAACTTTGCCATCGACTTTCATAATCGCATGAATAACTACCCGTATGCCTTTAAAGTGGTGAACATCTTCTCAGATTCAGCTCAG ATCTACCCTCCAGCACGGGTGAAGTACACACTAGAGGTAGAAGCGGCTCAGACGGTCTGCAGGAATCAGGCGAATGTGAATCTGCAAGATTGTCCTCTGCAGTCTGATGCTGAG accATGATCTGCTCCTTTGTAGTTTTCGCTGTGCCAGGAAACAACACGATCCCTAAACGACTGCTGTCAGATCAGTGTGTGTCTGATGGCAGAGGGTTATTTTGA
- the si:ch73-106k19.2 gene encoding glycine N-acyltransferase-like protein 3, whose product MVLLGREELTEAESVLKQLFPESIKVYGCVFNINRGTPHNLEIVADKWPDFSVIICKPKVKGVKDREGDFNMYSIYSKSKDALKDLLKTPGVIHTDAFTLLAGVDIRHLAAVQEFADEHGIPWKVQCVMNVLMLQDTSRLYFKESYAGLRFPAVSTAHAHLVNSTWKYGGDANSYNSVLNYITHNPSLCVVEEDGSEPVSWLLLYQHCALGLLYTLPQHRRKGYATLLVSIMSQNLLERGYPVYCFVEKENEPSHKLFTSLGFKHSSDYRSVWFELNKREET is encoded by the exons ATGGTCCTTCTAGGGAGAGAGGAACTCACAGAAGCTGAGAGCGTTTTAAAACAGCTTTTCCCTGAATCCATCAAG GTGTATGGTTGCGTATTCAACATAAACCGAGGGACACCTCACAATCTGGAGATCGTTGCAGACAAATGGCCAGACTTCAGTGTCATTATTTGCAAACCAAAGGTTAAG gGCGTCAAAGACCGAGAGGGAGATTTTAACATGTACAGCATCTATTCAAAGAGCAAAGACGCTTTGAAAGACCTGCTGAAAACACCTGGTGTGATCCACACGGATGCATTCACGTTGTTAGCAG GGGTGGACATCAGACATTTAGCAGCGGTTCAGGAGTTTGCGGATGAACATGGAATTCCCTGGAAAGTACAATGTGTGATGAATGTGTTAATGCTGCAGGACACCAGCCGGCTGTACTTTAAAGAGAG TTATGCCGGACTGAGGTTTCCAGCGGTCAGTACAGCTCATGCTCACCTGGTGAACAGCACATGGAAATACGGAGGAGACGCCAACAGCTACAACTCTGTGCTGAACTACATTACCCACAATCCCTCTCTGTGCGTGGTTGAGGAGGACGGATCTGAGCCAGTCTCGTGGCTGCTTCTGTATCAGCACTGTGCTCTTGGGTTACTCTATACTCTCCCACAACACAGACGGAAAGGTTACGCCACATTACTGGTGTCAATCATGTCCCAAAACCTCCTGGAGCGGGGATACCCCGTGTACTGTTTCGTAGAGAAGGAGAACGAGCCTTCGCACAAACTTTTCACATCACTGGGGTTTAAACATTCATCAGACTACAGGTCTGTGTGGTTTGAGCTAAATAAACGAGAAGAAACATGA
- the LOC130551047 gene encoding interleukin-17 receptor D-like codes for MPRDSGIYDSSVPSSELSIPLMEGLSPDHADSCSLADSVSSSSGLGDEEPPSVHCAGATICKAELHHHIQSEGLTASP; via the exons ATGCCCAGAGACTCGGGCATTTATGACTCATCTGTGCCATCTTCAGAGCTTTCCATACCGTTGATGGAGGGTCTGTCGCCGGACCACGCCGACAGCTGCTCACTGGCCGACAGCGTGTCTTCGTCCTCAGGACTCG GGGATGAGGAGCCTCCTTCTGTTCATTGTGCAGGAGCCACGATATGCAAAGCAGAACTTCATCACCACATCCAGAGTGAAGGACTCACAGCCTCCCCCTAG